Part of the Pseudorasbora parva isolate DD20220531a chromosome 13, ASM2467924v1, whole genome shotgun sequence genome is shown below.
TCTCCCCCAGTGTTGTAAGCGCTGGTGCTGTCCTTGTCCGATCGTTCCTTCTCAGGAAGTTCGTTGATGTCCGATAGCTCATGCAATGGAGACCCCTGGGGTTCTGCAGATGCCCGGCCAGATGTTTCTTCCTCCATCAGCCAGGCTTTCAAACAGCGCTCTCTTAACTGCTGCATCTTCTGTGCCCGTAGAATGTTCCGGCATTTGAACTCAAGGTGCCTCATTTCCTCTTCCAAAAGTGCCATCTCATGTGGAGTCAGGTTCTCGTTACTGTTCTCATCCAGAGTCTCCTCCCTCTCCCTATTCTCATCTTCCTGTTGTGTCTCTCCTTCTGTCACCTTGTCTTCTTGAACCTGCTGCACTTTCTTCATCCTCTTTTCATAACGACACTTGATTTCCAGAAGTTGCCTGTACCTCTCACATTCCTCCTCTGTCACACCCGGCATCATCATCCCACTGATGGGATCATGAAGGTACCCGCCACCCACGCTTCCACAGTCCAGTGAGTCTGTGCTGAGGTGAAGCTCTCGGAGAGGGAACAGTGGAGACGGCGTGTCGCTCCCTCCTCCGCTGTTCCTGCTGGGTCTGAACTTGCGCAAGCTGCCAGGTGTGTTGGTGGCATTTGTGTTAGAGGCGCTGGTCTGCTCTTCTCCCAGAAGGATGTCATGCTCGGAGGACTCTTCATTCTTCGTGCTCTCATCAGTGCGGCCCACACCACTGTCGAGCTCCTGGCTGTTGCTGAGAGTTGCTAGGCTGAGTATGGGTGTCTCGCGATGTAGAGCTTCCTCGGGAATCCCTGCTTGGGTTCTCTGTTGGCGGAAATGGTACAGGCCGGACAGATGGGAGGTATTAAGGCTGTCCACACTCATCTCTACAGGTAACTCGCAATCAAGCTCCTCTGGGTCTAAATGGGTGTCCGTCTAGTGGAAAGGCACAAAAAGGAAGTGAAGGAGAATGTAAGCAAGCAAAGAGGGAAGAGTTAGAATTTGACATCTCACCAGTATTGTCTTAAAAGTAAATACAGTAATACGCTTCAACACTAGATGGCAATATTGACATTTGTTTAAATGTGTGATCTGGGTTGTTGAAGAGGCCTGTTATTTGTAGTAataacctatatatatatatatatatatatatatagagagagagagagagagagagagagagagagagagagaatatatgcatttatttatatatgtgtATTTAACATACTAATGTACAGTATTTTGTGTGTATACATCTGTATTATACGTATAGATTGTCTTAGATTGTCTACTTAATTTTGCATTATCTAACAACATCcagaacaaaaacacacacacacacacacacacacacacacacacacacacacacacacacacacacacacacacatatatatatatatatatatatatatatatatatatatatatatatatatatatatatataataacagtaaattatgcaattAAATACAACTAACCCTATTTCTATCCATAAccctgaaataaataaatgttgttaattaatattactcagtacttaaatgtataattacatgaTCATTGAGACTAAGGCACGGAAATATTCTATTTACATGTTCTTTTTGTGACATACTTAATAACAAATTGCCAATACCCTGACTGttcatttgttaatgttaatatgTGACAATTATGTTGTGTCAACATCCTACAGATTTATTGATGAATACAGCTTTATCAATGTGTTGAATTGTTATCCCTGCATCTTTGTCTATAATTGGAAGTCAATAATCAATTTCAATTATCACTTGATTATATCTAAGGCTTATATTAAGAGCAACACAGGTTGTTTTAATGGTCTGCCCATTCTTTACGTGTATCTgactctcttcctctcctcttGATTTATTCAGCCTGTAATCTTTCTGTAAGTCAACCATTCTCTTTTCCCTTCACTGTCTctttcttgctctctctctccatctcttcCACTCTTGGTCTGACAGCTCCACTTGTTTCTGGTCTTCAGTTCATCATTAATCATTTTGTGTTGCTGGGAGGGTGATGAGAATGAGAGGTACAAAATGGCCCTCTTTTTGTTCTGATCTTGTTAGTGCTGAGCGTTGGCTGAAATGAGCTCCCTATTTTATTCATTAGCTGACGGCTATGCTCATGATAGATGATTTTTGCCGGCTGCACACAATAACCAACATCCATTTTTTCCAATATCTTCACTGGATCCCCAGAAATTGCAGTAAAATTGACACAGTTACAAAATTCATAAATTTAGAGCACCATATATCCATCGCTGAAATAGGTGCTCGTTTAGAACAGATAATAAATGAGTGGTGCAAGAGTAATAATGctgttaaatgtttattaaatagAATGTTAAATTTGCTAGAACAGACATATTAAAGATTTAGTTTAATCTCTTATATTCTTATTTGTTGATCACGTTGGTTGAAAACATCTGCAAAatgatttttacatttgtaCAATAGCATTACAGTAATTTAAGTAAATAGATGAATGTGTTTCTAATAATGAGCAAATTTactaatttgtaaaaaaaaaaattcctatAGATATACCATGAATATGTTCACAGCTTAATCAGATGTGTTAGTTTATGTCCTTGGAATCAGCTGACTGTGGAAAAAACAATTTTCTTTTTCTATACCTCTTCATTTGCCCTCTCTTTTATACCTTCCATCAATTCCTTCAATTACTCTTGCTCTGTGCATGTCTTTCTAATGGTGCACTTTTCCCCATTCTGTAAAGCAGCTTTGTTCCCTCTCACTCTTCACCTCCTTGTGGAATAGTGTTAATGGAACTGCCACCAATCCTTGACACCCATCACTAAGAGTGATCACATGATTGAGACATTGAGCGATGTGAGACTTCTGTTTCCCTTCCTTCAGCAAAATAAGCCATTAATTTAAGGATATGCTGTCGTTGGGGACAGCGTGGGTCCATTAACTTTGCATGTGCCTCAAAAAGCCTATTTTTGCATGTGGGTGATTGTGTGCATGAATTGTGCTTGCACGAGTGTGCCTGGAGGACTGTTTATTGCTCAGAGGATGTGCAGATAATTTCGTGGAGATCTTTATACTGCATTTTAACGGGTTTTTTAGGTTTCTCCtaaaaaaaagccaaaatataCTGTGAAAAGTAAACACAGGAAGATTAAAATGTGTCGTGGGCGGGGGTTTAGGCGGGATTACAAAAGATTAAAAAGAACACTACAGTGCattatacagtaatattgtcgTATGCTTCTTTTTAGGGCCCTATCATGCACCCAGCGCAATGCAATGGCAGACGTGAAGCAAGTGTTTTTTTACTAGTTTCCGCCCGaagcagttatcattttcacgtccagcgccacgttttttttaaaatagtaaaTGCACTCACGCTCATCTGTTTGTCCATGGGCGTGCTgatctgaaaacgaggtgtgttcagacGCACTGTTGACGCGTTGCTATTTTTAggcaactgaaaatgactgtgtaatatttttgtgttatttaaaaggCGCATTAGAAATGTGCACCTATAGGCAGGTGCACAATGCGCATACAATCTGCTTAATATACACACAGggacaagcagcagcacaaacttttttaaatattaaaaataaaaggattcctctctagAGAACTGTTTCGTTTTTCCGCTCGCAAAttctgccatgtaaatagcaaatcCTCCATGGTACaagtgcaactggcttttaaagggaatgggagatgagactctgattggtttattgcacgtccAAAGCaaacccatgactcattaagagaccaggtacaacccttttggaccatgcgcctggTGCGCAGACCTTTTTTTCCATCGTTAAACTTGCataagtggattcggacatggCTGAGTGCACCTGCGCTATGccctcagatcgttaaaataaaGCCCTTAGATGCTACCACATTAAAAACTGTAGCACTTGACAAAACATCTATAGCTGGTTTTGGTTTTGAAGGAATTCTGATTTTTGATCGCAGTCTTTCTGAACATTCTAAACATTTGAGATCTCTTCTGGAATTATGTAAGACATACATATGAAAAATATGAGAAGCATCAATTCACTCTCAGATTATCACATTACTGTcttaggccccatttacactgcatggttcaagtgacccaattccgaatTATTCCTCTcttgtggcacagatcggatatgacatgtgaacgtgtaagcaggaaaaaaaacgcatggattccgatatcctcagatcggattcaggcctacctcatatgtggtaataaatccgatttGAAGCAGATAAGTGCAtttgcgtctgccatgtaagcagtcaaatcggatattccccagtaaatgcaaGTCGTACGTCTTTGAAAGAGGGACGGAAGCGAATGACGTCAAATCAAATGCTCTCCTCTTTCTCTCCGCCTTACGAGAGAAATGAattgctgacctttaaagatgtgtggaaaagtGCGGAAAGCAAAACATTGAATAATCAGTGTGTCTGCATCCATTGCATATCGCACTATTTTACTTCCTTTTCCGGTTAACATAGTCTTGGGCTGTTtcgccagtgtacagtgtaagtgcaaatatcggatacgggtcgcttttaaaagatgatgtaagtgGGTCGTCAAACAAAttggatatagtcaccaaatcggaattgtgcatcaagacctgcagtgcaAATGCGGCCTAAGAAAGGAGTGCCCAATCCTGCTCCTctagggccactgtcctgcagagtttagctccaacctcaATTAAActcacctgaaccagctaatcaaggccTCGAGGCTGTGTTtaggcaagctggagctaaactctgcaggacagtgccCTCCAGGAGCATGTTTGGACACCCCTGTTCTAGGACATTGATAATTGATAAATAAGACTTACTATTGTTTTTGCATGTACGGTCATAAATATATAAAGGTTTGTCCTTCTTCACTCTATTCTAGTGTATTCACATTGTAAATCCTTTTTCTTTCGTGTGTTATATGTCTTTTACCTCTATCTCTGGTCTGGCCAGCAGTAATGAGAAGTTGGTGCTGTCCTCACGGGTCAGGATGGCCACCGCTTCCTCTCGGTTCTGAACTTCCATCCCATTTATCTAATGTGGGACAGACAGAGCCATCACTCACAGCCAAACACAAAAGGTCAGCTCTTTCCCCAAAATAATACAACATCAAAACAGCATCAAATGGGTGGTCATGTTTCAACTGAGTGCAGGGTAATGGATGTGTCAGTGTCACATCAGAAACCAGAATAAACTAGGAACTTGTCGAGACAATGGAAACATGTCACTCTGTGTTTGCTGTTCTGTAATTATTCTCTAGAGAGTAACTGTGTGGGCTGTCTTAAAAGTCACACCAATTATCTGTTTATAGACTGATTGTCTCTAGAAGCACTTGGCCTGCATCCCAAATGAACATAATGACATTATGATGTCAGTTCATTCGTAATTGTTGTTGATGTCATCTGACTCTAAAAGCACATCTGAGAAATATACATACCTGCAATATTCTGTCCCCTTTTCTGATTCTTCCATCTTTTGCTGCTATGCTGTTTGGATTCACCTAAGAACAGGGAATGTTTAAATATCAGCTGGATAACCTTAGTATCGCAGTTGAATCGCATACTGTTGTGTGAGCAGTAAAACACAATATCCGGCCTCATGTGATCACTCACTGCTCCAACGTAAATGCCTTGGTCTTCCTCTTCGTCCGTCCGGTAACAGACTGTTAGCCCCAGTTTATCCTGCTGACTCGACTTATACAGCTCCACCTCCTGACAGAGACAGAGCGGAAGAGCTGCTTATGTGGGGTAAAGATTAAACCCTCTGCTTTAAAGATGCACAGAGATGGAAAGCCAGCCAAAGCAAATGTATGAGATATTGTAGGCTGTGGTAACTGTTGTGTTTGGGTAACTGTTTATGTTAACCCATTTCATCTCATTTTTCCCTTAGAGTGCTTTTTTTCTGTCCTGGACAGTCcaataaaacaaacagttagccttttttaaatttttctCCAATTAATGGAAGTATGTGCTTTATTCCTGGTCACAGTTGGCAATTTTGAGGCGATCCAGAAtaactgtatatttatttttgctttgtttcatttaatgtaacaaaaaaaataaacctcCAGTTTCGTGTTTTGAATCAAGcagttttctatttaaaattaatatatttttgttttgtttttgtttgaagattttgagtatttttacttttatttatgtgAGCCAGGAAAATTGCATTATTAATAATGactttttatattaattatattatattatattatattatattatattatattatattatattatattatattatattatattatattatattatattatattatattatattatattatattatatttagtgCTGGGCAATCAGTTAATCACGATTattcgcatccaaaataaaagtttgtgtttacataaagtgtgtactgtgtataacacacacatgcatgtatacatttaagaaaaatatatttaaaaaaattattataaaatgcaaatatttcttaattaTATACATGAAGgagtgtttatttatatatgcatgATAATTATACACggtacacacatatattatgtaaacactgACTTTtaattttggatgtgattaatcgcgaatAATTGATTGCCCAGcacttatattatattaaaggcattatattatattataaaatgatatatgatatattatattataaaatatatataaaatatatagacttatattatattataaaaaggcaattatattatattatattatattatattatattatattatattatattatattatattatattatattatattatattatattatattatattatattatattatattatattatattatattcttacCTGAATGATGTTTATCTATATTTTGGCAGGTTTAATTAATTTGATGGAACTTTAACTTTGACCTAAACAATGAAACAGCACTGGCCATTTACACCACCCAAATACCATTTTATCAGTGGTATTTACTATTTAATGTAGTGGTTGATTATTTGTAATTATATGTAAAGGATTATTTTTATTAGTTGGTGTTCCCACCTCATATTCCAGCTCTTCTTGTTGATCCACCTCGTGGTTAGCAACATTGAAGTAGTCATTTGGATCGCTATACTCCTGCCCCAGTGAACCACTGTGAACAGACACATGCTTCTTCATCAGGTTTTCAGTGCATGTAACATTAGTCCCCCTCACAAATCGACACAGATGCTAATAAGAACTGATAAAGAGGCAGAGGACAGTGAAGATGCTCACAGGTCATTTAGCAGGTATGGCTCCACCAGCTGggcgaggggaggggagggtGGGTTTATTGGTGATCCACTACTTGGGTAAGACCCTCTGTCCCCATTCAGGAAGTTCTGGAAGCTTATGTCGGTCTGGGTGCCGTTGTCCATGCAGTCTGTGATAGCCATGAGCCGAGCCGTGCCAGCGGCCACACCTAATCTCCTCCTGTGACCCTTACGTACCACCTGAAGAAGCAGAGGATCATGAGGCTGCCCATCCTTGTCCTGGGACAGGTGAGATGTTCTTCTGCCTTTGAGCTGCAGGTTGTGAAAATAGTTACCATACAGGATTAATGCAATTGTATgtccaattaaaataaaatgtaatgattgGTTGTTTAATCTGACACTCCTGAAAATGCTGAAGCAGCACTATAAAGAGAATGAGTTGGGGAAGGAGCGAAACGCAGATATGAAAAATGAGAGAAGGAAGATAATGCACAAATAAGCAGATCTCAAGGAAGGATGTAGTTCTGCTCCTCCTTGGTGAGAACTTACATTGCAAACCAGCAAAAATGGCTAGTGCAAGACAAGCATGAGCTGTTCATCATCCAATCACAAactgacagaaaaaaagaaattgctCTGAATGAAAATGATCTTTCAGCTGCTTCTTTACATTTCTAAAGACTggggtcattaaaaaaaattaataataataataatgtttttttaaagagatgCTTGCTCACCAtggcttaatttatttgattaaaaatacaataaaagcaCCATTGTGAATTTGTATCttaaaacttaatttattaCTGTTACAGCAAAGCTGAACtttcagcagccattattcCAGATTGCAATGTCACATGATgcttctaatatgctgatttggtaattaaaatacatttcttgtacaacattattattaatgttgtggggatttttaaggattctttgattaatagaaagttctaAAGAgtggcatttttaaaaatgactgaccccaaacttttgaacaatagtTTATAGACATGTGATGAGACCAATTGTAGATCTGAGTGGTAAATGTCCTACCTTTACTTCTGCATCAATGGGACGCAGAGTGTTTCCCTTCTATGGAGAAAAACCAAGCAGAAACAGACAACAAATTAATATTGAcagctttaaaaagaaaaaaaggtggtgacagtggcaaggatCCCA
Proteins encoded:
- the pdzd4 gene encoding PDZ domain-containing protein 4, which translates into the protein MGCNMCVVNRPEEQYRIMFQKGNTLRPIDAEVKLKGRRTSHLSQDKDGQPHDPLLLQVVRKGHRRRLGVAAGTARLMAITDCMDNGTQTDISFQNFLNGDRGSYPSSGSPINPPSPPLAQLVEPYLLNDLGSLGQEYSDPNDYFNVANHEVDQQEELEYEEVELYKSSQQDKLGLTVCYRTDEEEDQGIYVGAVNPNSIAAKDGRIRKGDRILQINGMEVQNREEAVAILTREDSTNFSLLLARPEIETDTHLDPEELDCELPVEMSVDSLNTSHLSGLYHFRQQRTQAGIPEEALHRETPILSLATLSNSQELDSGVGRTDESTKNEESSEHDILLGEEQTSASNTNATNTPGSLRKFRPSRNSGGGSDTPSPLFPLRELHLSTDSLDCGSVGGGYLHDPISGMMMPGVTEEECERYRQLLEIKCRYEKRMKKVQQVQEDKVTEGETQQEDENREREETLDENSNENLTPHEMALLEEEMRHLEFKCRNILRAQKMQQLRERCLKAWLMEEETSGRASAEPQGSPLHELSDINELPEKERSDKDSTSAYNTGGESCRSTPMVSEHRLPVSQLEESTSPLLSRHRDRPTWSERGRASLNSSYSPSSYKKFQTNTPMNQKYCSLSREATIRRTPEGMTQGSNSRVSSHNRNGGRSAESSPYFTRRRHSNCFTPERYQSCTHLGSSLSESSGPLDRAVEGESEAPMGGSDREGHGNGTFGSLSHPSPVKLSLALPLPLPPASPRMEWKVKIRSDGTRYVAKRPVRDRLLKARAMKIREERSGMTTDDDAVSEMKMGRYWSKEERKQQLLRAREQRKRREFMMQSRLDYLRDHGLDMGKESQSESSGQNPASILELSQKKSSKKRNRRILDNWITIQELLAHGSRSPDGTKVYNPLLSVTTV